One Halalkalicoccus sp. NIPERK01 DNA segment encodes these proteins:
- a CDS encoding aminomethyltransferase family protein: MTVLESFHANHGATFEERGGRTVPRHYGRPERTHQAVRNGVGIVEMAYGVLTITGDDRVEYVDNVVSNRVPESDGEGRYALLCDPQGRIELDLYIYNAGERLLLFTPPGRARGLAEEWREKVFIQDVGIDVASDDLSVLGVHGPKATEKVASVLNKIGVPEGSLVFDRGSINDVGVTVIAADDPTGEDGYEIVCSAAESEAVMDALINYGTGAVPFGTRTWETLTLEAGTPLFESELEGRLPNVLGLRNAVDFEKGCFVGQEVISRVENRGEPSRRLVGLRCEALPEGGTAVFDGEAVGEVTRAIESPSLGEPIAFALVEYGLEGGELTIGAEGASATVAELPFVEGSGRSARIPEYAE, encoded by the coding sequence ATGACCGTCCTCGAATCCTTCCACGCGAACCACGGCGCGACCTTCGAGGAGCGCGGCGGACGGACGGTTCCGAGACACTACGGCCGGCCCGAGCGAACCCACCAGGCCGTCAGGAACGGCGTCGGGATCGTCGAGATGGCCTACGGCGTCCTGACGATCACCGGCGACGACCGGGTGGAGTACGTCGACAACGTCGTCTCGAACCGGGTTCCTGAAAGCGACGGCGAGGGCCGGTACGCGCTGTTGTGTGACCCGCAGGGCCGGATCGAACTCGACCTCTATATTTATAACGCCGGCGAGCGCCTCCTGCTCTTTACCCCGCCCGGGCGTGCCCGAGGACTGGCCGAGGAGTGGCGCGAGAAGGTGTTCATCCAGGACGTCGGGATCGACGTGGCGAGCGACGACCTCTCGGTTCTGGGCGTTCACGGGCCGAAGGCCACCGAGAAGGTCGCGAGCGTCCTCAACAAGATCGGCGTCCCCGAGGGATCGCTCGTGTTCGATCGGGGGTCGATCAACGACGTGGGCGTGACCGTCATCGCCGCCGACGACCCCACGGGCGAGGACGGCTACGAGATCGTCTGTAGCGCCGCGGAGAGCGAGGCGGTGATGGACGCGCTGATCAACTACGGGACCGGGGCCGTGCCCTTCGGAACGCGAACGTGGGAGACGCTCACGCTCGAAGCCGGGACGCCGCTTTTCGAGAGCGAACTCGAGGGGAGGCTCCCGAACGTCCTCGGGCTCCGAAACGCCGTCGACTTCGAGAAGGGCTGTTTCGTCGGCCAGGAGGTGATCAGCCGCGTCGAGAACCGGGGGGAACCGAGCCGACGGCTCGTCGGGCTACGGTGTGAGGCGCTTCCAGAGGGCGGTACGGCGGTCTTCGACGGCGAGGCGGTCGGCGAGGTGACGCGGGCGATCGAGAGCCCCTCGCTCGGCGAGCCGATCGCGTTCGCGCTCGTGGAGTACGGGCTAGAGGGCGGGGAACTGACGATCGGGGCCGAGGGGGCGTCCGCGACGGTCGCGGAACTGCCGTTCGTCGAGGGGAGCGGGCGTTCGGCCCGGATACCCGAGTACGCCGAGTGA
- a CDS encoding DUF402 domain-containing protein, giving the protein MRATIRGIYTTALTRLFSTAGHEVVQATGPIRERFEREFGDGPAELSCTTSRDRQGVSLSGGPEAVEEGRRLLAVERDTFVWDDPTPLGAVFEGRVEGTRGGGAVVSLEGGEGYLPFDDSEEYVEEGDTLRVQVTEPTPPWSDDDPRVSTTIRARTPSGLAALREGESGIDAPDAETAGLVDLLSVDVPGNWGVSLGRRAREANLSDLEAGLSRAADLAAAFEKGELNPYATAWCWFGRESRFSLDEVRREVTTTMAGHHRIKAGSNRASDAVDFAEALCEPDEFPFDAVASQFGPREGDDLAMEHGKPDGRVITLGRGEVIEYDPEGSITLRREMTAGGSYDALGTPRESGDVAITTLKEGRWWYPTTYRDGGGATKGTYVNVCTPVELFPKSARYVDLHVDVVKHPDGTVERVDGEELDEAVDAGLVSDELAEKARGVAAAIERALA; this is encoded by the coding sequence ATGAGGGCCACGATCCGGGGGATCTACACGACCGCGCTCACGCGGCTGTTCTCGACGGCGGGCCACGAGGTCGTCCAGGCGACCGGCCCGATTCGCGAGCGTTTCGAGCGCGAGTTCGGGGACGGCCCCGCGGAGCTTTCCTGTACCACGAGCCGCGACCGACAGGGCGTCTCGCTCTCGGGGGGGCCGGAGGCCGTCGAGGAAGGACGGAGGCTGCTCGCCGTCGAGCGCGACACGTTCGTCTGGGACGATCCCACGCCGCTTGGCGCGGTTTTCGAGGGGCGGGTAGAGGGGACCCGCGGCGGCGGGGCGGTCGTCTCGCTCGAAGGGGGCGAGGGGTACCTCCCGTTCGACGACAGCGAGGAGTACGTCGAGGAGGGCGACACCCTCCGCGTGCAGGTCACGGAGCCGACCCCGCCGTGGAGCGACGACGACCCGCGGGTGTCGACGACGATCCGTGCGCGGACCCCCAGCGGTCTGGCGGCGCTTCGCGAGGGCGAGTCGGGGATCGACGCGCCCGACGCCGAAACCGCCGGATTGGTCGACCTGCTCTCGGTCGACGTTCCTGGGAACTGGGGCGTCTCGCTCGGGCGGCGTGCGCGGGAGGCGAACCTCTCGGACCTCGAAGCGGGCCTCTCGCGGGCGGCGGACCTCGCCGCGGCGTTCGAGAAAGGCGAGTTGAACCCGTACGCGACCGCGTGGTGCTGGTTCGGCCGCGAGAGCCGGTTTTCGCTCGACGAGGTACGACGGGAAGTCACGACCACGATGGCGGGCCACCACCGGATCAAGGCGGGGTCGAACCGGGCGAGCGACGCCGTCGACTTCGCTGAGGCGCTCTGTGAACCCGACGAGTTCCCGTTCGACGCCGTGGCGAGCCAGTTCGGGCCCCGGGAGGGCGACGACCTCGCGATGGAGCACGGCAAACCCGACGGGCGGGTGATCACGCTCGGGCGCGGCGAGGTGATCGAGTACGACCCCGAGGGCTCGATCACCCTTCGCCGCGAGATGACCGCCGGCGGGAGCTACGACGCCCTCGGGACCCCCCGCGAGTCGGGCGACGTGGCGATCACCACCCTGAAGGAGGGGCGGTGGTGGTATCCGACGACCTACCGGGACGGCGGGGGCGCGACCAAGGGGACCTACGTCAACGTCTGTACGCCCGTCGAACTGTTCCCGAAAAGCGCGAGATACGTCGACCTCCACGTCGACGTGGTCAAACACCCCGACGGAACCGTCGAGCGCGTCGACGGCGAGGAGTTGGACGAGGCGGTCGACGCCGGCCTCGTGAGCGACGAGTTGGCCGAGAAGGCCCGGGGCGTCGCGGCGGCGATCGAGCGCGCGCTGGCCTAG
- a CDS encoding MFS transporter, with protein sequence MVPFERPRTRMLAVVSVSLFLSVLVWFNYSAVLPLIVADWGISGTRAGIVFAAFQAGYLAAIVPVGMLVDRRSPRWSIAVGATVTGGASLAFGLFATGFLSGTLLRLVAGVGMAGVYVPGMRFVAEWYPETARGTAMGVYVGTFSASSGLSFLLAGSVAAALDWRTAVVATSVGALCVAPLVLVAGHDAPDAERTGGGVDLAVLRNRPYLAAVGVYSWHNWELFGMRNWLPAFLIAAPALAATRSPELLAGTLVGVAVALGGPGNLLGGALSDRVGRLRVVAVALATSGLISATLGLLDWLSLPALVALVFVYGVAVTMDSAPTSTAITEIVAPERIGTALSIQSFVGFSTTVVSPVVFGWALDAGGYALAFPTLAVGALAGLVCVGALRYTSRGART encoded by the coding sequence ATGGTCCCCTTCGAGCGGCCCCGAACGCGGATGCTCGCGGTCGTGAGCGTCTCGCTCTTTCTCTCGGTCCTCGTCTGGTTCAACTACTCGGCGGTGTTGCCGCTGATCGTCGCCGATTGGGGGATCTCGGGCACGCGTGCGGGGATCGTCTTCGCCGCGTTCCAGGCGGGCTACCTCGCCGCGATCGTCCCCGTGGGGATGCTCGTCGACCGTCGCTCCCCGCGGTGGTCGATCGCGGTCGGCGCGACGGTCACCGGCGGGGCGAGCCTCGCGTTCGGCCTGTTCGCTACCGGATTCCTCTCGGGCACCCTCCTCCGGTTGGTCGCCGGGGTCGGCATGGCCGGCGTCTACGTCCCCGGGATGCGCTTCGTCGCCGAGTGGTACCCCGAGACAGCACGGGGAACGGCGATGGGCGTCTACGTCGGCACCTTCTCGGCGAGCAGCGGGCTCTCCTTCCTGCTCGCGGGGTCGGTCGCCGCCGCCCTCGACTGGCGGACGGCGGTCGTCGCGACCAGCGTCGGCGCGCTCTGTGTCGCGCCGCTCGTCCTCGTGGCGGGCCACGACGCGCCGGACGCCGAGCGAACGGGCGGCGGGGTCGACCTCGCGGTGCTCCGCAACCGCCCGTATCTCGCCGCCGTCGGGGTCTACTCGTGGCACAACTGGGAGCTGTTCGGGATGCGAAACTGGCTGCCCGCCTTCCTGATCGCGGCGCCCGCCCTCGCGGCGACGCGCTCGCCCGAACTGCTCGCCGGGACGCTCGTGGGCGTCGCGGTGGCGCTCGGCGGTCCCGGGAACCTGCTCGGCGGTGCGCTCAGCGACCGGGTCGGACGCCTCCGCGTCGTCGCGGTCGCGCTGGCGACGAGCGGGCTGATCAGCGCGACGCTCGGGCTGTTGGACTGGCTCTCGCTTCCCGCGCTCGTCGCGCTCGTGTTCGTCTACGGCGTCGCCGTCACGATGGACAGCGCGCCGACCTCCACGGCGATCACCGAGATCGTCGCGCCCGAGCGGATCGGCACCGCGCTGTCGATCCAGTCGTTCGTCGGGTTCAGCACGACCGTCGTCTCACCGGTCGTCTTCGGGTGGGCGCTCGACGCCGGCGGCTACGCGCTCGCCTTTCCGACGCTCGCGGTCGGCGCGCTCGCCGGCCTCGTCTGCGTCGGCGCGCTTCGATACACGTCCCGCGGGGCACGCACCTGA
- the uvrA gene encoding excinuclease ABC subunit UvrA, whose amino-acid sequence MSRDFIEVRGAEEHNLKDLDVSIPREQFTVVTGLSGSGKSSLAFETIYAEGQRRYIESLSAYARNFLGQMDKPQVESVEGLSPAISIDQKNAANNPRSTVGTVTELHDYLRLLYARIGTQYDPITGEEVGEQSAQDMVRGILSLPKGTRAMIAAPVARDRKGAFEDLFDELVSEGYSRVEVDGEGYDLTLDRPDLDKNYDHTIDVIVDRIEISPDARARIADSVETALDEADGVLKLIVPDPPEGMDLGSNTRSTGSLGGEGDDRVTIEFSEELGNPNSDFRFSEIETRSFSFNSPYGACPECEGLGKTKEVDESLVVRDPGKPLKNVFEPWSYKRSYYRTRIDSVAEHFGVSPSTPFEELSDDIQEQFLYGTDRRVVFKRSTRNGTRRKEKRFEGVIPNLQRRHIETDSDSTREHIEDYMAVTECPACEGTRLKEQSRHVLVDGTAITEVNRMSIGDALSHFEGMEAALTERELTIAEEILKEIRARLGFMEEVGLEYLTLDREAATLSGGESQRIRLATQVGSGLVGVLYVLDEPSIGLHQRDNDRLLDTLEGLRDLGNTLIVVEHDEATMRRADTIVDMGPGPGKRGGEVVAQGDFEDICAAEESITGDYLSGRKSIPVPDERRGFEETLTVRGARQHNLKDVDVEIPVGAFTAITGVSGSGKSTLMFEILYKALARRMNDNTSVDPGDHDDVEGIENIEKVRLIDQSPIGRTPRSNPATYTGVFDYVRKLFAETSLAKQRGYEKGRFSFNVKGGRCEECGGQGTVKIEMNFLSDVYVPCEACGGSRYNDATLDVEYKGKTIADVLDMSVEEALDFFEHDTRLTSRLQLLSDVGLDYMRLGQPSTTLSGGEAQRIKLAEELGKRDTGDTLYLLDEPTTGLHSEDERKLISVLQRLVDGGNSVVVVEHELDLVKNADHIVDLGPEGGENGGEIVAEGTPEEVAEIEASHTGRYLRDLLPAVDIEGPRSDERKPALADD is encoded by the coding sequence ATGAGTCGGGATTTTATTGAGGTCCGTGGAGCAGAGGAACATAACCTCAAGGACCTCGACGTGTCGATCCCCCGCGAGCAGTTCACCGTCGTCACCGGGCTGTCGGGGTCGGGCAAGTCCTCGCTCGCCTTCGAGACGATCTACGCCGAGGGCCAGCGCCGGTATATCGAGTCGCTGTCCGCCTACGCCCGGAACTTCCTCGGGCAGATGGACAAGCCACAGGTCGAGTCCGTCGAGGGGCTCTCGCCGGCGATCTCGATCGACCAGAAGAACGCCGCGAACAACCCCCGTTCGACCGTCGGCACCGTCACCGAACTCCACGACTACCTCCGCCTGCTCTACGCCCGGATCGGCACGCAGTACGACCCGATCACGGGCGAGGAGGTCGGCGAACAGAGCGCTCAGGACATGGTCCGAGGGATCCTTTCGTTACCCAAGGGCACGCGGGCGATGATCGCCGCACCGGTCGCCCGCGACCGGAAGGGCGCGTTCGAGGACCTCTTCGACGAACTCGTTTCCGAGGGGTATTCCAGAGTTGAGGTCGACGGCGAGGGCTACGACCTCACGCTCGATCGACCCGACCTGGACAAGAACTACGACCACACGATCGACGTGATCGTCGACCGGATCGAGATCTCGCCGGACGCACGGGCGCGGATCGCAGACAGCGTCGAGACCGCGCTCGACGAGGCCGACGGCGTCCTCAAACTCATCGTTCCGGACCCACCTGAAGGAATGGATCTGGGCTCGAACACCCGCTCGACGGGGTCGCTCGGCGGTGAGGGCGACGACCGGGTCACGATCGAGTTCTCCGAGGAACTGGGCAACCCCAACAGCGACTTCCGCTTCTCCGAGATCGAGACTCGCTCCTTTTCGTTCAACAGCCCCTACGGGGCCTGCCCGGAGTGCGAAGGACTGGGTAAGACGAAGGAGGTCGACGAGTCGCTCGTGGTTCGGGACCCCGGAAAACCCCTGAAGAACGTCTTCGAGCCGTGGAGCTACAAGCGCTCGTACTACAGAACGCGGATCGACTCCGTGGCGGAGCACTTCGGCGTGAGCCCCTCGACCCCGTTCGAGGAGCTCTCCGACGATATTCAGGAACAGTTCCTCTACGGGACGGATCGACGGGTGGTGTTCAAGCGCTCGACGCGAAACGGGACCCGGCGAAAGGAAAAGCGCTTCGAGGGCGTCATCCCCAACCTGCAGCGCCGCCACATCGAGACGGATTCGGACTCGACGCGCGAGCACATCGAGGACTACATGGCCGTCACCGAGTGTCCCGCCTGCGAGGGCACCCGCCTCAAGGAGCAGTCGCGTCACGTGCTGGTCGACGGCACCGCGATCACCGAGGTCAACCGGATGTCCATTGGCGACGCCCTCTCGCACTTCGAGGGGATGGAGGCCGCTCTTACGGAGCGCGAGTTGACCATCGCCGAGGAGATCTTGAAGGAGATCCGCGCGCGGCTCGGGTTCATGGAGGAAGTCGGCCTCGAATACCTCACCCTCGACCGGGAGGCCGCGACCCTCTCCGGTGGTGAGAGCCAGCGCATCCGCCTCGCCACCCAGGTCGGGAGCGGGCTCGTGGGCGTGCTCTACGTCCTCGACGAACCGTCCATCGGACTGCACCAGCGCGACAACGACCGCCTGCTCGACACCCTCGAAGGGTTGCGGGATCTGGGCAACACCCTGATCGTCGTCGAGCACGACGAGGCGACGATGCGCCGGGCGGACACCATCGTCGACATGGGGCCCGGCCCCGGAAAGCGCGGCGGCGAGGTCGTCGCACAGGGCGACTTCGAGGACATCTGTGCGGCCGAGGAGTCGATCACCGGCGACTACCTCTCCGGTCGGAAGTCGATCCCGGTGCCCGACGAGCGCCGAGGGTTCGAGGAGACGCTGACGGTCAGGGGCGCGCGCCAGCACAACCTGAAGGACGTGGACGTCGAAATCCCCGTCGGAGCGTTCACGGCGATCACGGGCGTCTCGGGGTCGGGCAAGTCCACCCTGATGTTCGAGATCCTCTACAAGGCGCTCGCCCGCCGGATGAACGACAATACATCGGTCGATCCCGGCGACCACGACGACGTGGAGGGGATCGAGAACATCGAGAAGGTCCGCCTGATCGACCAGTCGCCCATCGGGCGTACTCCCAGATCGAACCCCGCGACCTACACCGGCGTCTTCGACTACGTCCGTAAACTGTTCGCCGAGACCAGCCTCGCGAAACAGCGGGGCTACGAGAAGGGGCGGTTCTCGTTCAACGTCAAGGGCGGGCGCTGTGAGGAGTGTGGCGGGCAAGGTACTGTAAAGATCGAGATGAACTTCCTCTCGGACGTCTACGTGCCCTGCGAGGCCTGCGGGGGCTCGCGGTACAACGACGCGACGCTCGACGTCGAATACAAGGGGAAGACGATCGCCGACGTCCTCGACATGAGCGTCGAGGAGGCCCTCGACTTCTTCGAACACGACACGCGGCTCACGAGTCGCCTCCAACTCCTTTCCGATGTGGGCCTCGATTACATGCGACTGGGCCAGCCCTCGACGACGCTGTCGGGAGGTGAGGCACAGCGCATCAAACTCGCCGAGGAACTCGGCAAGCGCGACACCGGCGACACGCTCTACCTGCTCGACGAGCCGACCACCGGCCTCCACAGCGAGGACGAGCGAAAGCTCATCAGCGTTCTCCAACGACTGGTCGACGGCGGCAACTCCGTGGTCGTCGTCGAACACGAACTCGACCTCGTGAAGAACGCCGACCACATCGTGGATCTGGGTCCCGAGGGCGGCGAAAACGGGGGAGAAATCGTCGCCGAGGGCACCCCCGAGGAGGTCGCCGAGATCGAGGCCTCCCACACGGGCCGCTATCTCCGGGACCTGCTGCCCGCGGTCGACATCGAGGGCCCGCGCTCGGACGAACGAAAGCCCGCACTCGCCGACGACTGA
- a CDS encoding geranylgeranyl reductase family protein, whose product MYDFVVVGAGPAGSRFARRAAEEGYDVLALEQGSVGKPLACSGHVSTDVWEYAPDGAREDLLQNEITGARFYLTGPDDPEGEAYPFYTDEPISNVIDRVGLDEHLAAAAREAGADLREHHTVTGVTEEDDHVVVSASTPDGSAQFRARMVAGCDGPVSRTRRDLGIDEPGELLHGVLGFDATADHADFVDVHLTTPRFFAWRIPRGEAGVEYGLAAPPGREVRDLFEAFTDDYGVETADFCSGAIPIGPPKRVTSERGFLIGDAAAQTKPFTGGGILYGMTAADHAADTVDPERPKTLKRYEKAWRSDLSREIRLGSVLRRAYSLPEPVQSAGLRAFSGEIGVHMDRPSSLFSRGQLRALLSRS is encoded by the coding sequence ATGTACGACTTCGTCGTGGTCGGGGCCGGCCCCGCCGGTTCACGCTTCGCCCGTCGCGCCGCCGAGGAGGGCTACGACGTGCTCGCCCTGGAGCAGGGCTCGGTCGGCAAGCCGTTGGCCTGTTCGGGCCACGTCAGCACCGACGTCTGGGAGTACGCGCCCGACGGCGCGCGCGAGGACCTCCTCCAGAACGAGATCACGGGCGCGCGATTCTACCTCACGGGTCCCGACGACCCCGAGGGCGAGGCCTACCCGTTCTACACCGACGAGCCGATCTCGAACGTGATCGACCGGGTTGGACTCGACGAGCACCTCGCGGCGGCCGCCCGCGAGGCCGGCGCGGACCTCCGCGAGCACCACACCGTCACGGGCGTCACGGAGGAGGACGACCACGTCGTCGTCTCGGCGAGCACGCCCGACGGGAGCGCGCAGTTCCGCGCGCGCATGGTCGCCGGCTGTGACGGCCCCGTCTCGCGCACCCGCCGCGACCTCGGGATCGACGAACCCGGCGAACTCCTCCACGGGGTGCTGGGCTTCGACGCGACGGCGGACCACGCCGACTTCGTCGACGTCCACCTCACGACCCCGCGCTTTTTCGCGTGGCGGATTCCCCGAGGAGAAGCCGGCGTCGAGTACGGCCTGGCCGCGCCGCCGGGACGCGAGGTCCGCGACCTCTTCGAGGCGTTCACGGACGACTACGGCGTCGAGACCGCGGACTTCTGTTCGGGGGCGATCCCGATCGGGCCGCCGAAGCGGGTCACGAGCGAGCGGGGCTTCCTGATCGGGGACGCCGCCGCCCAGACGAAACCCTTCACCGGCGGGGGCATCCTCTACGGGATGACCGCGGCGGACCACGCCGCCGACACCGTCGACCCCGAGCGCCCGAAGACGCTGAAGAGGTACGAGAAGGCGTGGCGCTCGGACCTCTCGCGCGAGATCCGCCTCGGGAGCGTGCTCCGGCGGGCCTACTCGCTGCCCGAACCCGTCCAGTCGGCGGGGTTGCGCGCGTTCTCGGGGGAGATCGGCGTCCACATGGACCGGCCGAGTTCGCTCTTCTCGCGCGGCCAGTTGCGGGCGCTGCTCTCGCGGTCGTAG
- a CDS encoding DUF5611 family protein, with protein MREYKMRRGEHLEERIPDMEGTIEEYFGSITDTEEYNGSDLYVVDDPDNPVFERIVAGAVAYSGKKDKLAVHFEERPAEDVIAEGNADAAADAVSAKNDFLLEATGRDAQSRRESMKRDVEDKDADVPDA; from the coding sequence ATGCGCGAATACAAGATGCGACGCGGCGAGCACCTCGAGGAGCGCATCCCCGACATGGAGGGGACCATCGAGGAGTACTTCGGTTCGATCACCGACACCGAGGAGTACAACGGCAGCGACCTCTACGTGGTCGACGACCCCGACAACCCGGTCTTCGAGCGGATCGTCGCCGGCGCGGTCGCCTACAGCGGCAAGAAGGACAAACTCGCCGTCCACTTCGAGGAGCGTCCGGCCGAGGACGTCATCGCCGAGGGCAACGCCGACGCCGCCGCCGACGCCGTGAGCGCGAAAAACGACTTCCTGCTCGAAGCGACGGGGAGGGACGCCCAATCCCGCCGGGAGTCGATGAAACGCGACGTGGAAGACAAGGACGCCGACGTCCCCGACGCCTAG
- a CDS encoding DUF6432 family protein: protein MGAKRAYRNRTDSEVAVLDALIERPEGGMTVLELRTRADVTIDELETALGELKRADLITVEKNGDRTVILPDESVVPDPDSEEPSIVERLRDRLPF, encoded by the coding sequence ATGGGGGCAAAGCGGGCGTACCGGAACCGGACGGACAGCGAGGTCGCCGTCCTCGACGCGCTGATCGAGCGACCGGAGGGCGGTATGACGGTCCTCGAACTGCGGACCCGCGCCGACGTGACGATCGACGAACTCGAGACCGCGCTCGGGGAGCTAAAGCGCGCGGACCTGATCACGGTCGAGAAGAACGGCGATCGAACCGTCATCCTGCCCGACGAGTCGGTCGTTCCCGATCCCGACAGCGAGGAGCCGTCGATCGTCGAGCGGCTCCGCGATCGACTGCCGTTCTAA
- a CDS encoding YCF48-related protein: MSTVYAAMRDTLLVASEEAGWEAERRLGTHDLQCVAVSPEVPERVFVGTFEGGLLRSADGGRSFERVGRSIDSDRVMSATVSPHDPEEVWVGTEPSAVYRSRDAGESWEHVEGIADLPSEPEWFFPPRPDTHHVRWIELDPHDSGRIYVGIELGALIVSDDVGGTWRERPPGSRRDNHSLATHPDAPGRVYSAAGDGYAESRDGGETWTHPQNGLAHRYCWSVCPDPADPDTVLVSSASGARSAHSVDAADAYVYRRRDGRWERLDDRGLPTGEGVVRAVLAAHEGGFYAVNNRGLFRSTDDGDSWERLPVDWSPAFENGAPRGLAVV; this comes from the coding sequence ATGTCGACCGTCTACGCGGCCATGCGGGACACGCTGCTCGTCGCCAGCGAGGAAGCGGGCTGGGAGGCGGAGCGTCGTCTCGGAACGCACGACCTCCAGTGCGTCGCCGTCTCGCCCGAGGTTCCCGAAAGGGTCTTCGTCGGCACCTTCGAGGGCGGCCTCCTGCGGAGCGCCGACGGCGGGCGCTCCTTCGAGCGGGTCGGCCGGTCGATCGACTCGGATCGCGTGATGAGCGCGACGGTCAGCCCACACGACCCCGAGGAGGTCTGGGTCGGCACCGAACCCAGCGCGGTCTACCGGTCGCGGGACGCGGGCGAGAGCTGGGAGCACGTCGAGGGAATCGCCGACCTCCCCTCCGAACCGGAGTGGTTCTTCCCGCCCAGGCCCGACACGCACCACGTCCGGTGGATCGAACTCGACCCCCACGACTCCGGTAGGATATACGTCGGGATCGAACTCGGGGCGCTGATCGTCAGCGACGACGTCGGGGGGACGTGGCGCGAGCGCCCCCCTGGGTCGCGCCGTGACAACCACTCGCTCGCGACCCATCCCGACGCCCCGGGCCGGGTGTACTCGGCGGCGGGCGACGGCTACGCCGAGAGCCGGGATGGCGGCGAGACGTGGACCCACCCCCAGAACGGGTTGGCGCATCGCTACTGCTGGAGCGTGTGTCCCGACCCGGCCGACCCCGACACGGTCCTCGTCTCGAGCGCGAGCGGGGCGCGTTCGGCGCACTCGGTCGACGCGGCCGACGCGTACGTCTACCGCCGCCGCGACGGCCGGTGGGAACGCCTCGACGACCGCGGGCTTCCGACCGGCGAGGGCGTCGTGCGGGCGGTACTCGCGGCCCACGAGGGTGGGTTCTACGCCGTGAACAACCGCGGGCTGTTTCGCTCGACGGACGATGGCGATTCCTGGGAGCGCCTCCCGGTCGACTGGTCCCCGGCGTTCGAGAACGGGGCCCCTCGCGGGCTGGCGGTCGTCTGA
- a CDS encoding PrsW family intramembrane metalloprotease, protein MQRDPVDRETRGSRDLYDVSTWERRSAVDTLAAWLYRVGVAGTKAFVVLLALAFLIAQFVLGGLGALSDPVVGVLVILSVVPAFAIAAYIWHIDVTTGEPLSLLVATFLLAVLFAMFAAVVNSLLQPAFGALPALIGLPLFFFLVVGPVEETVKLLAVRLFAYRDVRFDAVIDGAVYGAAAGLGFATIENAIYITRGLEAGLAGIEVIGAAGDTAATRALAGPGHVLYSSIAGYYLGLAKFNRENAGPIVIKGVLIAAFFHGLYNTLSGVVPSLLVAAASWITPAVALIGFIVLYDGLVGYFLYRKLSAYRRAYADAGIVRGEDEPTPELTEFDPDTER, encoded by the coding sequence ATGCAGCGAGATCCGGTCGATCGCGAGACGCGCGGCTCCCGGGACCTCTACGACGTCTCGACGTGGGAACGGCGCTCGGCGGTCGACACGCTCGCGGCGTGGCTCTATCGGGTCGGCGTCGCGGGCACGAAGGCGTTCGTGGTCCTCCTCGCGCTGGCCTTTCTGATCGCCCAGTTCGTCCTCGGGGGGCTGGGTGCGCTCTCCGATCCCGTGGTCGGGGTGCTGGTGATCCTCTCGGTGGTGCCCGCCTTCGCCATCGCCGCCTACATCTGGCACATCGACGTGACGACGGGCGAACCCCTCTCGCTGCTGGTCGCCACCTTCCTGCTCGCCGTGCTCTTCGCGATGTTCGCCGCCGTCGTCAACTCACTTCTCCAGCCGGCGTTCGGCGCGCTGCCCGCGCTGATCGGCCTGCCACTGTTCTTCTTCCTCGTGGTCGGCCCCGTCGAGGAGACGGTCAAACTGCTGGCGGTGCGTCTGTTCGCCTACCGCGACGTCCGCTTCGACGCCGTCATCGACGGGGCGGTCTACGGCGCGGCCGCCGGCCTCGGTTTCGCGACCATCGAGAACGCGATATACATCACGCGGGGCCTGGAGGCCGGCCTCGCCGGGATCGAGGTGATCGGCGCCGCGGGCGACACCGCCGCGACCCGCGCGCTCGCGGGGCCGGGCCACGTCCTCTATTCGTCGATCGCGGGCTACTACCTCGGGTTGGCGAAGTTCAACCGCGAGAACGCCGGCCCGATCGTCATCAAGGGGGTGTTGATCGCCGCGTTCTTCCACGGGCTGTACAACACGCTCTCGGGAGTCGTCCCGAGCCTGCTCGTCGCGGCCGCGAGCTGGATCACGCCCGCCGTCGCCCTGATCGGCTTCATCGTCCTCTACGACGGGCTGGTGGGGTACTTCCTCTACCGGAAGCTCTCGGCCTACCGGCGGGCCTACGCCGACGCCGGGATCGTGCGAGGCGAGGACGAACCGACCCCCGAACTCACGGAGTTCGATCCCGATACGGAGCGCTGA